One part of the Meiothermus sp. CFH 77666 genome encodes these proteins:
- the cas5c gene encoding type I-C CRISPR-associated protein Cas5c, translating to MRSFSLEVWGELACFTRPEFKVERFSYPIITPSAARGIFDAIYLDFSPQGQKPLMYWQIERIEVLRPVRYIALMRNEVKEKASERSIQRWMKDPGSFEPIFADATKDDTGQDTKGRTQRQTMALRDVRYRLSAHAVLYREDHALRQKIEHSFERRARAGQCVYQPYLGCREFTGYFRLVEPGEEAQPVPYSEKIGWMLYDVFDLSKPRGPLRTDKGEKPSVSVFEAEVRDGVLEVPPYGSEKVRKGGA from the coding sequence ATGCGAAGTTTTAGCTTGGAAGTCTGGGGTGAGTTGGCCTGCTTCACGCGGCCCGAGTTCAAAGTCGAGCGCTTCAGCTACCCCATCATCACGCCCAGCGCCGCCAGGGGCATCTTCGATGCCATTTACCTGGACTTTAGCCCACAGGGCCAGAAACCCCTGATGTACTGGCAAATCGAGCGCATCGAGGTGCTCAGGCCGGTGCGCTACATCGCTCTGATGCGCAACGAGGTGAAGGAAAAGGCCAGCGAACGTAGCATCCAGCGCTGGATGAAAGACCCCGGCAGTTTTGAGCCCATCTTTGCCGACGCTACCAAGGACGACACCGGCCAGGACACCAAAGGCCGCACCCAGCGCCAGACCATGGCCCTGCGGGACGTGCGCTACCGTCTGAGTGCCCACGCCGTGCTCTACCGCGAAGACCACGCCCTGCGCCAGAAAATCGAGCACAGCTTTGAACGCCGGGCCAGGGCCGGGCAGTGCGTTTACCAGCCCTATCTGGGCTGCCGCGAGTTTACCGGCTACTTTCGCCTGGTAGAGCCCGGCGAGGAGGCCCAGCCCGTGCCCTACAGCGAAAAGATCGGCTGGATGCTCTACGACGTCTTCGACCTCTCCAAGCCACGCGGCCCGCTCCGCACCGACAAAGGCGAGAAGCCCAGCGTGAGCGTGTTCGAGGCCGAAGTGAGGGACGGGGTGCTCGAGGTGCCCCCTTACGGGAGCGAAAAAGTACGCAAAGGAGGGGCCTGA
- the cas8c gene encoding type I-C CRISPR-associated protein Cas8c/Csd1, with protein sequence MLAQLVRYAQQKGLGAEPGFTTKEIRWLIGVSPAGEFTELIPLNQPKPAPDLSQPDMMTLPGYLRAQGHPAEQAAHFLAETCAVVFGLAERDREGNLKKPEDHAKNLQKQQTFQLLIELAAEEVPLLQPIAQALANTVQMARALEKLEAQTQQKGADKLKPTDKISFFVQGQCVLDFPDWHDWWRRFRAQAFPATNAGGMRSFASGELAPPAPTHPKVTKLGGSAFGHALVTYDKEAFESYGLSQGENAAVEEMAATAYRAGLDTLLEQAETLGDMKVVVWYDQEVPQEDDFFRDLFAPSAPEAEEAQALERARKVLKALKTGEAPPSLRQARFFATAMSPASGRVMVRDWQTGSLEGFILAVEAWFDHLSIVRKSGDRSANLPGLNRLFLSLQRPKAPEQKFDDYIKPIKTLQLPLWRAALNPDLPIPYAAVVRVMESHTAEVMTGAFTEALKAQKPDAAALGRIYARMGLLKAYHIRKGGKMSTALDPHHPSPAYHCGRLMCLLAQIQEASTEAEINAGVVQRYYGAASSTPALVLGRLTRLSQHHLSKMAKDSPGLAYWFNSQLAQVWSALGPSLPRTLSLEEQSLFALGYYHQLAESRKGKQESEAPSA encoded by the coding sequence ATGCTCGCACAGCTCGTGCGGTACGCCCAACAGAAGGGCCTGGGGGCCGAACCCGGCTTTACCACCAAGGAGATTCGCTGGTTGATCGGGGTGAGCCCGGCGGGGGAGTTCACCGAGCTAATCCCCCTAAACCAGCCCAAACCCGCCCCCGACCTCTCCCAGCCCGACATGATGACCCTGCCGGGCTACCTGCGGGCCCAGGGCCATCCGGCAGAGCAGGCCGCCCACTTTCTGGCTGAGACCTGTGCGGTGGTGTTTGGGCTGGCCGAGCGGGACCGCGAGGGCAACCTCAAGAAGCCCGAAGATCACGCCAAAAACCTCCAGAAGCAGCAGACCTTCCAACTGCTAATCGAGCTGGCTGCTGAAGAGGTGCCCCTGCTACAGCCCATCGCCCAGGCCCTGGCCAACACCGTGCAGATGGCACGGGCCTTGGAGAAGCTCGAGGCCCAAACCCAGCAAAAAGGGGCCGATAAGCTCAAGCCCACCGACAAAATTTCGTTCTTTGTGCAGGGGCAGTGCGTGCTTGACTTTCCCGACTGGCACGATTGGTGGCGGCGGTTCCGGGCTCAGGCCTTTCCGGCCACCAATGCTGGTGGGATGCGCTCCTTTGCCAGTGGGGAACTGGCCCCACCGGCCCCCACCCACCCCAAGGTGACCAAGCTGGGCGGGAGCGCTTTCGGACACGCCCTGGTCACCTACGACAAGGAGGCCTTCGAGTCGTATGGGCTCTCGCAGGGCGAGAACGCCGCCGTGGAAGAAATGGCCGCCACCGCCTACCGGGCCGGGCTGGACACGCTCTTGGAGCAGGCCGAAACCCTGGGCGATATGAAGGTGGTGGTCTGGTACGACCAGGAAGTGCCCCAGGAAGACGACTTCTTCCGCGACCTCTTCGCCCCCAGCGCCCCCGAGGCCGAGGAAGCCCAGGCCCTCGAGCGCGCCCGCAAGGTACTCAAAGCCCTAAAGACCGGCGAAGCCCCGCCCAGTCTGCGCCAGGCCCGCTTTTTTGCCACCGCCATGAGCCCGGCCTCGGGCCGGGTGATGGTGCGCGACTGGCAGACGGGTTCGCTCGAGGGCTTCATTCTGGCCGTAGAGGCCTGGTTCGACCACCTTTCCATCGTGCGCAAAAGTGGCGACCGATCCGCCAACCTACCGGGGCTGAACCGGCTCTTCCTGAGCCTCCAACGCCCCAAAGCCCCCGAGCAAAAGTTCGATGACTACATCAAGCCCATCAAAACCCTGCAACTCCCCCTCTGGCGGGCCGCCCTGAACCCCGACCTGCCCATCCCTTACGCGGCCGTCGTTCGCGTCATGGAGTCCCACACCGCCGAGGTCATGACCGGGGCCTTTACCGAGGCTTTGAAAGCCCAAAAGCCCGACGCCGCCGCCCTGGGGCGCATCTACGCCCGCATGGGGCTTTTGAAGGCCTACCACATCCGCAAAGGAGGGAAGATGAGCACCGCACTAGACCCCCATCACCCCAGCCCGGCCTATCACTGTGGCCGATTGATGTGCCTCTTGGCCCAGATCCAGGAGGCATCTACCGAAGCCGAGATCAACGCCGGCGTGGTGCAGCGCTACTACGGCGCGGCCAGCAGCACGCCTGCTTTGGTGCTGGGCCGCCTGACCCGGCTCTCGCAGCACCACCTGAGCAAAATGGCCAAGGACTCCCCCGGCCTGGCCTACTGGTTCAACAGCCAGCTCGCCCAGGTCTGGAGCGCCCTGGGGCCCAGCCTCCCGCGCACGCTGAGCCTGGAGGAGCAGAGCCTTTTTGCCCTGGGCTACTACCATCAACTGGCCGAAAGCCGCAAGGGCAAGCAAGAAAGTGAAGCCCCATCCGCATAA